Proteins encoded in a region of the Perca fluviatilis chromosome 8, GENO_Pfluv_1.0, whole genome shotgun sequence genome:
- the zgc:136858 gene encoding pseudouridine-metabolizing bifunctional protein C1861.05 isoform X2: MRMLKRASALILRRGITTYQSRLCKNDSLFRVHPSVSQALAENKPVVALESTIITHGMPYPHNLSTAKEVEAIVRAEGATPATVGVIEGEVHVGLSSEVLDHLARCKSSLKVSRRDLPYVISKGLSGGTTVSATMIAAHRAGIPVFVTGGIGGVHRDGENSLDISADLTELGRTPIAVVSAGVKSILDIGRTLEFLETQGVCVATYGALKNFPAFFSPRSGFTSPYQVCNPEEAAKLIASTLSLGLQSGVLLAVPIAEEHAATGQQIEEAIQAAVTEASAKGITGRDVTPFILQKVNELTEGKSLQANIALIHNNAKVGSQIACALSKQMTERKLKEKTHHHGKHSESDIVVIGGINVDFIAKGKTKTLHFGQTNPGSVCQSFGGVGRNIADSLSRLGISLLFISATGADSHSEAVLNYCKHMNTSGVARLEEQSTATYCAVITESGELSLGLGDMDIHQQITEQYVSQFEKQLSSATLVCLDGNIPISTIDYVCSIAKKHNINVWYEPTDSEKACKPFLSDAWKSLSYSSPNLAELCTMNKTLGIPTPEVLPSSLEEVLSVAVALSRPLLEHLHCLVVTLGASGVLVCGEYDAGSVNLQPRKQKRRRRLCAVHYPALTVTAEETMNVSGAGDSLAGALMAGILQRRDTDSCVRMGLLAARLSLASPHPIAPTLTLDSVDPNKVQTHWPKPSFMWIA, translated from the exons ATGAGGATGCTAAAGAGAGCCTCTGCACTCATCCTGAGAAGAGGGATCACAACTTATCAGAGCAGATTGTGCAAAAATG ACAGCCTCTTCAGAGTTCATCCATCTGTATCTCAGGCGCTGGCAGAAAACAAACCAGTGGTGGCACTTGAGAGTACTATTATCACACATGGCATGCCCTATCCACACAACCTGAG CACAGCAAAGGAGGTGGAGGCAATAGTGAGAGCTGAAGGAGCCACCCCAGCCACGGTCGGAGTGATCGAGGGTGAAGTCCATGTTGGTCTGTCCTCAGAGGTGCTCGACCACCTCGCCCGCTGCAAGAGCTCCCTGAAGGTGTCCCGTCGTGATCTGCCCTACGTCATCAGCAAA GGGCTCTCTGGGGGAACAACAGTGTCAGCCACTATGATAGCAGCACACCGAGCTGGCATCCCTGTGTTCGTCACAGGGGGCATCGGAGGAGTtcacagagacggagagaacA GTCTGGACATCAGTGCAGATCTGACCGAGCTCGGCAGGACTCCCATTGCAGTGGTCTCTGCTGGTGTTAAGTCTATTCTGGACATCGGTCGGACCCTGGAGTTCCTT GAGACGCAGGGTGTCTGTGTAGCCACTTATGGAGCGTTGAAGAATTTCCCAGCCTTCTTCTCTCCACGAAGTGGATTCACTTCTCCATACCAAGTCTGCAATCCTGAGGAAGCTGCAAAACTCATTG CAAGCACTCTGTCACTGGGTCTCCAAAGTGGTGTACTGTTAGCGGTCCCCATCGCAGAGGAGCATGCAGCAACCGGTCAGCAGATAGAGGAAGCCATACAGGCGGCGGTAACAGAGGCAAG TGCTAAAGGTATAACAGGAAGAGACGTGACGCCGTTCATTCTTCAAAAGGTCAATGAGCTGACTGAAGGAAAGTCCCTTCAGGCCA ACATTGCTCTCATTCATAACAATGCTAAAGTTGGCAGTCAGATAGCCTGTGCACTGTCAAAACAAATGACTGAAAGAAAgttaaaagaaaagactcatcATCATGGAAAACACTCAGAATCAGATATT GTTGTCATCGGaggaataaatgttgattttaTTGCTAAAGGGAAGACAAAAACACTTCAT TTTGGACAGACCAACCCAGGAAGTGTCTGTCAGTCATTTGGTGGCGTAGGACGGAACATTGCTG ACTCTCTGAGTCGATTAGGCATTAGCCTCCTGTTCATCTCAGCTACTGGAGCTGATTCACACAGCGAAGCAGTGTTGAACTATTGTAAACATATG AACACAAGTGGTGTGGCCAGGCTCGAAGAGCAAAGCACAGCAACTTACTGTGCTGTTATCACTGAGAGTGGAGAACTGAGTCTTGGATTGGGAGACATGGACATTCATCAGCAGATCACAGAGCAATAT GTGTCACAGTTTGAGAAGCAGCTTTCATCAGCCACTCTTGTGTGTCTCGACGGAAACATTCCCATCTCCACCATCGACTATGTTTGCTCTattgcaaaaaaacacaacataaatg TTTGGTATGAGCCAACGGATTCAGAAAAGGCTTGTAAGCCTTTCCTGTCAGACGCCTGGAAGTCTCTGTCCTATTCATCTCCAAACCTGGCAGAGTTGTGCACCATGAACAAAACACTGGGTATCCCAACACCTGAAG TGCTGCCGAGCTCTCTTGAGGAGGTGCTGAGTGTTGCTGTGGCTCTCTCACGCCCCCTACTGGAGCATCTCCACTGCCTGGTGGTGACTCTGGGGGCTAGTGGAGTGCTGGTGTGCGGAGAGTATGATGCAGGCTCGGTCAATCTGCAGCCaagaaaacagaaaagg AGGAGGAGGCTTTGTGCTGTCCACTACCCAGCACTGACTGTGACAGCAGAGGAGACAATGAATGTGTCTGGAGCAGGAGATAG TCTGGCAGGTGCTTTAATGGCTGGGATTCTCCAGCGGCGAGACACAGACAGCTGTGTTCGGATGGGGCTCCTGGCTGCACGGTTGTCCCTGGCGTCACCGCACCCCATCGCCCCCACACTCACCTTAGACTCTGTGGATCCCAACAAAGTCCAGACTCACTGGCCCAAACCCAGCTTCATGTGGATAgcttaa
- the zgc:136858 gene encoding pseudouridine-metabolizing bifunctional protein C1861.05 isoform X1 has product MRMLKRASALILRRGITTYQSRLCKNDSLFRVHPSVSQALAENKPVVALESTIITHGMPYPHNLSTAKEVEAIVRAEGATPATVGVIEGEVHVGLSSEVLDHLARCKSSLKVSRRDLPYVISKGLSGGTTVSATMIAAHRAGIPVFVTGGIGGVHRDGENSLDISADLTELGRTPIAVVSAGVKSILDIGRTLEFLETQGVCVATYGALKNFPAFFSPRSGFTSPYQVCNPEEAAKLIASTLSLGLQSGVLLAVPIAEEHAATGQQIEEAIQAAVTEASAKGITGRDVTPFILQKVNELTEGKSLQANIALIHNNAKVGSQIACALSKQMTERKLKEKTHHHGKHSESDIVSINTMVLFSQRLAQYSTHKAVLLQVVIGGINVDFIAKGKTKTLHFGQTNPGSVCQSFGGVGRNIADSLSRLGISLLFISATGADSHSEAVLNYCKHMNTSGVARLEEQSTATYCAVITESGELSLGLGDMDIHQQITEQYVSQFEKQLSSATLVCLDGNIPISTIDYVCSIAKKHNINVWYEPTDSEKACKPFLSDAWKSLSYSSPNLAELCTMNKTLGIPTPEVLPSSLEEVLSVAVALSRPLLEHLHCLVVTLGASGVLVCGEYDAGSVNLQPRKQKRRRRLCAVHYPALTVTAEETMNVSGAGDSLAGALMAGILQRRDTDSCVRMGLLAARLSLASPHPIAPTLTLDSVDPNKVQTHWPKPSFMWIA; this is encoded by the exons ATGAGGATGCTAAAGAGAGCCTCTGCACTCATCCTGAGAAGAGGGATCACAACTTATCAGAGCAGATTGTGCAAAAATG ACAGCCTCTTCAGAGTTCATCCATCTGTATCTCAGGCGCTGGCAGAAAACAAACCAGTGGTGGCACTTGAGAGTACTATTATCACACATGGCATGCCCTATCCACACAACCTGAG CACAGCAAAGGAGGTGGAGGCAATAGTGAGAGCTGAAGGAGCCACCCCAGCCACGGTCGGAGTGATCGAGGGTGAAGTCCATGTTGGTCTGTCCTCAGAGGTGCTCGACCACCTCGCCCGCTGCAAGAGCTCCCTGAAGGTGTCCCGTCGTGATCTGCCCTACGTCATCAGCAAA GGGCTCTCTGGGGGAACAACAGTGTCAGCCACTATGATAGCAGCACACCGAGCTGGCATCCCTGTGTTCGTCACAGGGGGCATCGGAGGAGTtcacagagacggagagaacA GTCTGGACATCAGTGCAGATCTGACCGAGCTCGGCAGGACTCCCATTGCAGTGGTCTCTGCTGGTGTTAAGTCTATTCTGGACATCGGTCGGACCCTGGAGTTCCTT GAGACGCAGGGTGTCTGTGTAGCCACTTATGGAGCGTTGAAGAATTTCCCAGCCTTCTTCTCTCCACGAAGTGGATTCACTTCTCCATACCAAGTCTGCAATCCTGAGGAAGCTGCAAAACTCATTG CAAGCACTCTGTCACTGGGTCTCCAAAGTGGTGTACTGTTAGCGGTCCCCATCGCAGAGGAGCATGCAGCAACCGGTCAGCAGATAGAGGAAGCCATACAGGCGGCGGTAACAGAGGCAAG TGCTAAAGGTATAACAGGAAGAGACGTGACGCCGTTCATTCTTCAAAAGGTCAATGAGCTGACTGAAGGAAAGTCCCTTCAGGCCA ACATTGCTCTCATTCATAACAATGCTAAAGTTGGCAGTCAGATAGCCTGTGCACTGTCAAAACAAATGACTGAAAGAAAgttaaaagaaaagactcatcATCATGGAAAACACTCAGAATCAGATATTGTGAGTATAAACACGATGGTCTTGTTTAGTCAAAGATTGGCACAATACAGTACCCACAAGGCTGTTCTTTTACAGGTTGTCATCGGaggaataaatgttgattttaTTGCTAAAGGGAAGACAAAAACACTTCAT TTTGGACAGACCAACCCAGGAAGTGTCTGTCAGTCATTTGGTGGCGTAGGACGGAACATTGCTG ACTCTCTGAGTCGATTAGGCATTAGCCTCCTGTTCATCTCAGCTACTGGAGCTGATTCACACAGCGAAGCAGTGTTGAACTATTGTAAACATATG AACACAAGTGGTGTGGCCAGGCTCGAAGAGCAAAGCACAGCAACTTACTGTGCTGTTATCACTGAGAGTGGAGAACTGAGTCTTGGATTGGGAGACATGGACATTCATCAGCAGATCACAGAGCAATAT GTGTCACAGTTTGAGAAGCAGCTTTCATCAGCCACTCTTGTGTGTCTCGACGGAAACATTCCCATCTCCACCATCGACTATGTTTGCTCTattgcaaaaaaacacaacataaatg TTTGGTATGAGCCAACGGATTCAGAAAAGGCTTGTAAGCCTTTCCTGTCAGACGCCTGGAAGTCTCTGTCCTATTCATCTCCAAACCTGGCAGAGTTGTGCACCATGAACAAAACACTGGGTATCCCAACACCTGAAG TGCTGCCGAGCTCTCTTGAGGAGGTGCTGAGTGTTGCTGTGGCTCTCTCACGCCCCCTACTGGAGCATCTCCACTGCCTGGTGGTGACTCTGGGGGCTAGTGGAGTGCTGGTGTGCGGAGAGTATGATGCAGGCTCGGTCAATCTGCAGCCaagaaaacagaaaagg AGGAGGAGGCTTTGTGCTGTCCACTACCCAGCACTGACTGTGACAGCAGAGGAGACAATGAATGTGTCTGGAGCAGGAGATAG TCTGGCAGGTGCTTTAATGGCTGGGATTCTCCAGCGGCGAGACACAGACAGCTGTGTTCGGATGGGGCTCCTGGCTGCACGGTTGTCCCTGGCGTCACCGCACCCCATCGCCCCCACACTCACCTTAGACTCTGTGGATCCCAACAAAGTCCAGACTCACTGGCCCAAACCCAGCTTCATGTGGATAgcttaa